In one window of Oscillatoria salina IIICB1 DNA:
- a CDS encoding NHL repeat-containing protein yields the protein MANFIISGGFFDKYHGSILQVTIRNNTIQVISEHLIEHPEPSLAMRGKGLTGICQEDDHIWACFSNVIVKMDMVHFSIVDVIQDDNFNDLHGLAIHKGKLYVANTGYESIDIVNLENKVLNRIDLLGKDLRNRRPIWNQNEDTKPHLYHISGIAIDESENILVCLVRQQRIINLSSWEWVGPKFKSPVHDLQYFNGDLWWTNVAGIVGKMDSKGETIEYSINGFQHDIGWTRGLSITNSGILVGTAAARESNHDYYKFSTNSPTLQIGAKLCWISYDENLSSSAIELPNSESRKIFSIHRLQDLRTDTICRQSRFEEDFCQLTIDTA from the coding sequence ATGGCTAATTTCATCATATCAGGAGGCTTTTTCGATAAGTACCATGGTTCTATACTACAAGTTACAATTAGGAATAATACGATTCAGGTTATATCCGAGCATCTCATTGAACACCCCGAACCATCTCTTGCCATGAGGGGGAAGGGTCTGACTGGGATATGTCAAGAAGACGACCATATTTGGGCTTGCTTTTCAAACGTTATTGTGAAAATGGACATGGTTCATTTCTCAATCGTAGATGTTATTCAAGATGACAATTTTAATGACCTCCATGGTCTCGCGATTCACAAAGGGAAACTATATGTCGCAAATACGGGTTATGAGAGTATCGACATAGTAAATTTAGAGAATAAGGTATTAAATCGAATTGATCTATTGGGTAAAGATCTTCGGAATAGGAGACCAATTTGGAATCAAAATGAAGATACAAAGCCTCACCTTTATCATATTTCAGGCATCGCAATAGACGAAAGTGAAAATATCCTGGTGTGCTTGGTTCGACAGCAAAGAATTATCAATCTTTCGTCTTGGGAATGGGTTGGCCCAAAATTTAAAAGTCCAGTGCATGATCTTCAATATTTCAATGGAGACTTGTGGTGGACAAACGTTGCAGGAATAGTAGGTAAGATGGATTCTAAGGGCGAGACAATTGAATATTCAATCAATGGATTTCAGCACGATATCGGTTGGACGAGAGGTCTTTCAATCACAAATTCAGGTATACTTGTGGGAACGGCAGCCGCTCGAGAAAGTAATCACGATTATTACAAGTTCAGCACAAATTCACCAACCTTGCAGATAGGTGCAAAACTTTGCTGGATTTCCTATGATGAAAACCTGTCTTCAAGCGCGATCGAATTGCCAAATAGTGAGTCAAGAAAAATATTCTCAATTCATCGATTACAGGACTTACGCACAGACACTATATGCAGACAATCCAGATTTGAAGAAGACTTTTGCCAATTGACAATTGACACTGCTTAA